Within Vicia villosa cultivar HV-30 ecotype Madison, WI linkage group LG1, Vvil1.0, whole genome shotgun sequence, the genomic segment catcaaaagacacgtgtactgactcttctactataagtaatctcttattatatatcagATATGCTtggctagattgtgagtaaccaaggaatatgccctcatcagctttagcatatagatgttgtttactcttaagcccttaaacataatgtctcttttcttagtatgttctattgtacagccagaatttgtaaacattactttaaaatctttgtcacacaattgacttatacttaaaagattatgtttaagaccttctactagcagcacatcagttatagtagtggtagaagggttacctacacttcctttaccaagtatggctccccgattgttatctccataggtgacatacccctttttctttgcttgaaactcaacgaaaagagataggtctccagtcatgtgtcttgaacatccgctatcaaggaaccacaacctttcggcaatgtcaagacacttttcctgcaagattaatttaaagagggaggtccccaattttcattgggtccttggtagtgagtacacaatttgttgcacttaggcaaccattgaaatactcctttaggaactaaaattctcctaaatttgcatttttcaatggtatgtccctttttgcaacaataatgacaggtaatatgatgagaatatggagttttgctagttgatacttttggtacaaaagtgtatttactatataaaggagtatacgatcttttgcctttgtcggaatgttttgctccatttttctttagatatttgttgtatcttcgcacaaacagtcccatttcctcatcatcggagtcttcgtcatcacttgtgtcactatcctttggctctcgttttgaggtcttggagctcgaagcttttagagctattgacttcttctctacctctttctccatgttcttttctttctttgtccttttctcacgcatgtcaaggcatttaaggtgttgttcatgttcctctagtttaccaaatagagttgtgatatctaaagtgtttagatcatttgcttcctttattgctgtaactttgggttgccatttcctgttcaaacatcttaagattttgttagtagcaactgcattggaaacaggtctatcaagagaatttaatcgatttttcaggtgaacgaatcttttctgcatgctttcgatggtttcaccatcttccatgtgaaaaagttcgaactcttgagttagcgtattgatcctagctagtttgacatcatccgttccctcgtgggcaacttgcaatgtgtcccacatagctttagctgatttacaatgggaaacgcgatagtattcatcaactcctagagctgagattagaatgtttctcgctttccaatcgtatgcatatttcttttcatcttcagcattccaagtatcttctggttttggaacaactgcaccagctgcatttgtcatggtgatctggaatggaccattgaca encodes:
- the LOC131630491 gene encoding uncharacterized protein LOC131630491 — its product is MASGPKGAHNRAPVFNGENYGYWKDCMCVHINAIDRNIWTAIVNGPFQITMTNAAGAVVPKPEDTWNAEDEKKYAYDWKARNILISALGVDEYYRVSHCKSAKAMWDTLQVAHEGTDDVKLARINTLTQEFELFHMEDGETIESMQKRFVHLKNRLNSLDRPVSNAVATNKILRCLNRKWQPKVTAIKEANDLNTLDITTLFGKLEEHEQHLKCLDMREKRTKKEKNMEKEVEKKSIALKASSSKTSKREPKDSDTSDDEDSDDEEMGLFVRRYNKYLKKNGAKHSDKGKRSYTPLYSKYTFVPKVSTSKTPYSHHITCHYCCKKGHTIEKCKFRRILVPKGVFQWLPKCNKLCTHYQGPNENWGPPSLN